In Gossypium raimondii isolate GPD5lz chromosome 12, ASM2569854v1, whole genome shotgun sequence, a single window of DNA contains:
- the LOC105765086 gene encoding transcription factor KUA1 → MTRRCSHCSHNGHNSRTCPNRGVKLFGVRLTDGLVRKSASMSNLSQFAGSNSAGHNGNGSGSPGEGPDHADGYASEDFVPGSSSSRDRKKGVPWTEEEHRMFLLGLQKLGKGDWRGISRNYVISRTPTQVASHAQKYFIRQSNVSRRKRRSSLFDIVADESGDTPMVSPDLFTANHPLDETQSTDQLPIPPPLDEEDESMDSNNSNDGEPVPHPTSEISEPCYPVVYPAYFPPFYPFSFPYWMGYNTEPTKTDTHEVVKPTAVHSKSPINVDELVGMSKLSLGESIGDNGPSSLSLKLDGSSRQSAFHANPSSRNSSGSPIHAV, encoded by the exons ATGACGCGTCGCTGCTCGCATTGCAGCCACAACGGGCACAACTCCAGAACCTGCCCGAATCGTGGTGTCAAGTTGTTCGGAGTTCGGTTGACTGACGGGTTGGTTCGGAAGAGTGCCAGTATGAGTAACTTATCCCAATTCGCCGGGTCCAATTCTGCCGGGCATAACGGGAATGGGTCGGGTTCGCCCGGTGAAGGTCCGGATCACGCCGATGGTTATGCTTCCGAGGATTTTGTCCCTGGATCGTCTTCGAGTCGTGATAGGAAAAAAG GTGTTCCATGGACTGAAGAGGAGCATCGGATGTTTCTACTTGGACTGCAAAAACTTGGGAAAGGTGATTGGCGTGGAATCTCTCGCAATTACGTTATATCAAGGACTCCTACTCAAGTGGCTAGCCATGCTCAGAAATATTTCATCAGGCAGTCCAACGTTTCTAGGAGAAAAAGACGTTCCAGCCTTTTTGATATTGTAGCAGATGAA TCGGGTGACACACCAATGGTATCACCGGATTTGTTCACTGCAAACCACCCACTGGATGAAACGCAGAGCACTGACCAGTTGCCTATTCCTCCTCCATTGGATGAAGAAGACGAATCAATGGATTCCAACAACTCAAATGATGGGGAACCAGTTCCTCATCCAACATCGGAGATCTCCGAACCCTGTTACCCAGTAGTATATCCTGCTTACTTCCCACCATTCtatccattttcatttccatattgGATGGGTTACAACACAGAACCAACCAAGACCGACACGCATGAAGTGGTGAAGCCAACAGCAGTACATTCAAAGAGCCCGATCAACGTGGATGAGCTGGTGGGCATGTCGAAACTGAGCTTGGGAGAATCTATCGGTGATAATGGCCCATCCTCACTTTCATTGAAACTTGATGGTTCATCCAGACAGTCTGCATTCCATGCCAATCCGTCGTCACGTAATTCAAGTGGGAGTCCAATCCATGCAGTTTAG